The DNA segment GGACGGCACCCCGGGCCTCGGCGGTCCCGGCACAGCACAAGGCCCGCCCGGCCGAGGTGCACCTGCTCACGATCGGCGACGGCGGTGCGGATGGCGCCCCGGCTGACACCGTGCTCCAGGGGACTCTCGACGCCCGTCCCAGCGGGGTCCTGCTTGCGCAGGCCCAAGCAGTCCGCACACAGTCCGCAGGACACCCGCTAACGACCGTCGCACCCCATCGCCACCAATCACCAAAAGGCCAGGTCAGCGCCCCACAGAAAACATCCCTGCAGGTCACCAACCCGCCCCACTACTAGGAGACGAAGAAGGCTTGATCCTTCCTCTCCCGCGGCAAGGGGGCCCCGTCGGCATGTCCGGCGGGGTCCCCTTGTCTGTGTGCGGGCGTCCCGTCATCCTGTTCCGCGCCGGATCGACGAACCAGCCGCCAGGAGCGTGCCCGCCCCGTGACCGACAGCCCTGCCCCCGTCCGCCAGCTCAGTCTCCATCGCCGGTACTTCGACCTCGTCGCGGCGGGTGCCAAGACCGTCGAGGTGCGGGTGAAGTACCCGCGTCTCGCCGACCTGGCGGCGGGCGACACCATCCGCTTCCGCGCCAACGGCACCGACGAGACCTGCGACGTACGGGTCCGGCGGGTCACCGAGTACCCGGACTTTGAATCCCTCCTCGACGGCGCAGGCTTCCCGAACGTC comes from the Streptomyces sp. SUK 48 genome and includes:
- a CDS encoding ASCH domain-containing protein is translated as MTDSPAPVRQLSLHRRYFDLVAAGAKTVEVRVKYPRLADLAAGDTIRFRANGTDETCDVRVRRVTEYPDFESLLDGAGFPNVNPTATRSQQLADIRAIYPPEKEALGALAIEIERIGDQ